The following proteins are encoded in a genomic region of Parabacteroides pacaensis:
- a CDS encoding glycoside hydrolase family 172 protein, protein MEMKNKRNLYAVCLMVLTLAGWNLLSGCTGKSKTITVETLLDEMVSVEENARYPAVPYRCLQVSSYDRSSVSPGKPHWFANNDGFGIVRTDTVEGRIENVMFDEKGPGVITRIWITTVDKRGSWRFYFDGSPVAGWVIPAYDLMRFGIPSLGRGLLQPHTSYTPEGKGGNTLFLPIPFAQACKVTFESAPDMPPTPRYYHINYRKYPEGTPVETFSAEVALRAAEKIRTTDACLLNSPAVPAGTVVENKKRLAPGDSLVLALPGGQQAVYALKMQIHPSDTATYARQMRQLILQGTFDGKQTVQVPVSDFSGGGIGAPYVKSWFLVSDGKGTVNSRWLMPYKQTASLAWINTSEDALEITVSATVAPLKWDNRSLYFHASWKQADGLPVYNHPEEDENCTEWNFATLTGRGVYKGDVLTLFNHSPAWYGEGDEKIWVDGDTFPSHFGTGTEDYYNSSWAPVIPFHTPFGGAPRADEESSHGYNTFFRTRNLDGIPFTERLRFDIEMLSWVKGTVDYATTVFWYGDANAEAENLSEIKRTKL, encoded by the coding sequence ATGGAAATGAAAAATAAAAGAAACTTATATGCTGTTTGCCTGATGGTGCTTACACTCGCAGGCTGGAATCTGCTAAGCGGTTGTACCGGGAAAAGCAAAACAATCACCGTAGAAACCCTGCTGGACGAAATGGTTTCGGTAGAGGAAAATGCCCGCTACCCTGCTGTCCCTTACCGCTGTTTACAAGTAAGCAGCTACGACCGTTCTTCCGTGTCGCCCGGCAAACCCCATTGGTTTGCCAATAACGACGGCTTCGGCATAGTACGTACCGATACGGTAGAAGGACGCATTGAAAATGTAATGTTCGACGAAAAAGGCCCCGGCGTAATCACCCGTATCTGGATCACTACCGTAGATAAACGGGGATCCTGGCGTTTCTACTTTGACGGCTCTCCTGTAGCCGGCTGGGTAATCCCGGCATACGACTTGATGCGCTTCGGCATTCCGTCTCTGGGAAGAGGCTTATTGCAACCTCATACCAGTTACACACCCGAAGGCAAGGGAGGAAACACACTTTTCTTGCCTATCCCTTTTGCACAAGCATGCAAAGTGACCTTTGAAAGTGCCCCCGACATGCCGCCTACCCCCCGGTATTATCATATCAACTACCGTAAATATCCGGAAGGAACGCCGGTAGAGACTTTCTCAGCGGAAGTAGCCTTACGCGCCGCTGAAAAAATACGCACTACGGATGCCTGCCTGTTGAACTCCCCTGCCGTACCTGCCGGGACTGTTGTTGAGAACAAAAAACGACTTGCCCCCGGCGATTCTTTGGTATTGGCTCTTCCCGGCGGACAACAAGCAGTATATGCCTTGAAGATGCAAATTCATCCTTCCGATACCGCCACGTATGCCCGGCAAATGCGACAACTTATTTTACAAGGAACCTTCGACGGCAAGCAAACGGTACAGGTTCCTGTTTCGGATTTTTCCGGCGGAGGGATAGGGGCCCCTTACGTAAAAAGCTGGTTCCTTGTTTCCGACGGGAAAGGTACGGTAAACAGCCGTTGGCTGATGCCTTATAAGCAAACAGCTTCACTGGCATGGATAAACACGTCTGAAGATGCTCTGGAAATAACCGTTTCTGCTACCGTGGCTCCCCTGAAATGGGATAACCGCTCGTTATATTTCCATGCCTCTTGGAAACAAGCCGATGGCTTACCCGTATACAACCACCCTGAAGAAGACGAAAATTGTACGGAGTGGAACTTCGCTACCTTGACAGGACGCGGCGTATACAAAGGAGATGTCCTGACCCTGTTTAACCACTCTCCCGCCTGGTATGGCGAAGGAGACGAGAAGATATGGGTAGACGGCGATACGTTCCCTTCCCACTTCGGCACAGGCACGGAAGATTATTACAATAGCTCCTGGGCCCCGGTTATCCCTTTCCATACCCCTTTCGGCGGTGCTCCGCGAGCCGATGAAGAAAGCTCGCATGGCTATAATACCTTCTTCCGTACACGTAACTTGGACGGAATCCCTTTTACCGAGAGACTTCGTTTCGACATAGAAATGCTAAGTTGGGTAAAAGGAACGGTAGATTATGCCACCACCGTCTTCTGGTACGGCGATGCAAATGCCGAAGCCGAAAATTTAAGTGAGATAAAAAGAACTAAACTATAA
- a CDS encoding glycoside hydrolase family 32 protein, which yields MKNTIVLILLLSLPLIFPGKTAAVEASPGTTFPADTLPGADAPLYAEPYRPQYHFSPVKGWIGDPCGFVHYQGKYHMFWWGKVESEDLVHYKEITPYAMTGQPEGISYFTGSVAIDRNNTSGWGANTWVAAYTLFNRDSKKQSQGISFSNDGKTFHYYDGNPVIDLWSTEFRDPTLFWHAPTARWIMVVAKALEKKVKFYASTDLKQWTWLSDFGPAGAQDRAWECPDLFQVSVDGNPQHKKWVLVVSIDWAKEQYFVGDFDGTAFRLVEGHPSHPLYVDHGLDFYASRTFRDYDNTLSAPVSIGWVATWDYAQQAPSTWGKGFWSIPREYALKSYPEGLRLVQAPIRRLESLRYDPVVVKHTLPVGVHTLPQFMPRENVYELDVTFSTETSNTFGFNLCVGEGRKVTISYNTDSRYLVIDRTHCSAEPIEKFARMTFAEVTPVNGQIRMHIYVDRSSIELFTNEGKEVFTLLTYPSETQTGVEVFALKKGTSMDFKAWKLKSIWK from the coding sequence ATGAAAAATACAATAGTCCTTATTTTATTATTATCTCTTCCTCTGATCTTTCCGGGGAAGACAGCGGCTGTAGAAGCATCTCCGGGAACCACTTTCCCGGCAGATACTTTACCCGGAGCCGATGCGCCCCTCTACGCAGAACCTTACCGCCCGCAATACCATTTTAGCCCGGTAAAAGGATGGATAGGCGACCCTTGCGGATTTGTACACTACCAAGGCAAATACCACATGTTCTGGTGGGGAAAAGTAGAATCCGAAGACCTCGTGCATTATAAAGAAATCACCCCCTATGCCATGACCGGGCAACCCGAAGGAATAAGCTATTTTACCGGATCGGTAGCCATAGACCGTAACAACACCTCCGGTTGGGGAGCCAATACATGGGTGGCTGCTTATACCCTGTTCAACCGCGATTCTAAAAAACAATCCCAGGGAATATCCTTTAGTAACGACGGTAAAACCTTCCATTATTACGACGGCAATCCCGTAATCGATTTATGGAGTACCGAATTTCGCGATCCCACCCTATTCTGGCATGCCCCTACCGCCCGCTGGATTATGGTAGTGGCCAAAGCTTTGGAAAAGAAAGTGAAGTTTTATGCCTCGACTGATTTGAAACAATGGACTTGGCTAAGCGACTTTGGCCCTGCCGGTGCGCAAGACCGGGCATGGGAATGCCCCGACCTGTTTCAGGTAAGTGTAGACGGCAATCCGCAACATAAGAAATGGGTATTAGTCGTTTCCATCGACTGGGCTAAAGAACAATACTTTGTCGGCGATTTTGACGGTACCGCTTTCCGGCTCGTCGAAGGACATCCTTCCCACCCGCTATACGTAGATCACGGCCTGGACTTCTATGCCTCCCGCACTTTCCGCGATTACGACAATACCCTTTCCGCCCCCGTCTCCATCGGTTGGGTCGCTACGTGGGATTACGCCCAACAAGCCCCTTCGACATGGGGAAAAGGCTTTTGGTCTATCCCTCGCGAATACGCCTTGAAGTCGTACCCCGAAGGACTCCGGCTGGTACAGGCTCCTATCCGCCGCTTGGAATCGTTACGCTATGATCCGGTTGTTGTAAAACACACGTTACCGGTGGGAGTGCACACCTTGCCGCAGTTTATGCCGCGCGAAAATGTGTACGAGCTGGATGTCACCTTCTCCACGGAAACATCCAATACCTTCGGTTTCAATCTATGTGTAGGAGAAGGACGCAAAGTCACGATCAGTTATAACACCGATTCCCGCTATCTGGTAATAGACCGTACCCATTGTTCCGCCGAACCTATCGAAAAGTTTGCCCGTATGACCTTTGCCGAGGTAACTCCTGTAAACGGCCAAATACGGATGCACATATATGTAGACCGGTCTAGCATAGAACTCTTCACCAACGAAGGAAAAGAAGTGTTCACCCTGCTTACCTATCCGTCCGAAACTCAAACCGGCGTGGAAGTATTTGCCCTGAAGAAAGGCACATCGATGGATTTTAAAGCATGGAAACTTAAATCGATATGGAAATGA
- a CDS encoding glycoside hydrolase family 32 protein, which yields MIKTLILYVCIAWTLLLGSPTPLQAQQLWTFDTTSPFLSTDGSLSLVWHSVKEHPELSPGLTGLGLRTDGYSTYLETKLPSTIPGTGLSGCFALESYPTDTAAFFGIQDKDRQATLTLCVDRFGTLLLGKGQQDHYTYYPLNSQVDRFRWFHLTLCVRHGEINLFLNGTKVQVPPVASTTPIAGFDRILWGRDFRVKEAWGYNLTHINGLMDNLAVLPPAANLLLLQKEWQQEATSFVHKTPQLAIPATRFAADFNRPRYHLLPSANWTNETHGLIYYNGKYHIFNQKNASNIMLRQINWGHFSSPDLLHWTEHKPALSPDQPYDKNGIWSGCAVLDNEGIPRLIYTAGGDKMGMAAASPKDDNLIEWEKYSGNPLIPGQPSSYARTDLRDPYVWKEGNLWYMIIGFGLQASEGKHGDHGAVLLYKSKDLEQWEYVHLLYEGNPAVDDSGIFWEMPVFQKIGKKYVLLVNKVPHQGVPARALYWIGDFKNEKFIPDHPVPRNLEVVNRLLSPSVLETPEGLVTAIAIIPDEIGGKATYQQGWAHLYSIPRVWQLKDGKINQSPHPALKQLRGKKIPWKKRTINPGQPASLSKNARQVEVKATLTPGNATKFGFTLYKNPDNSEYSRIYYDVHTREIVVDQTHSTLRKGIPLQTRKGTYTIDTSQPVDFHIFVDGSVVEIFINNEDAFTTRIFPQYETSAQMELFAEGDAIEAEAEIWMLKDAEVKADF from the coding sequence ATGATAAAAACACTCATTCTGTATGTCTGTATAGCATGGACCCTCCTTCTGGGAAGCCCTACCCCCCTCCAGGCACAACAACTCTGGACATTCGACACCACGTCGCCCTTCCTCTCCACAGACGGTAGCTTGTCCCTCGTATGGCATAGTGTAAAAGAACACCCCGAACTATCACCCGGTCTTACCGGCCTCGGTCTGCGTACTGATGGCTACTCCACTTATCTGGAGACCAAGTTACCATCAACTATTCCCGGCACAGGACTTTCCGGTTGCTTCGCCTTAGAATCCTATCCCACGGATACGGCAGCCTTCTTCGGCATACAAGATAAAGACCGGCAAGCCACCCTCACTCTCTGTGTAGATCGCTTCGGGACCCTCCTGTTAGGAAAAGGACAACAAGACCACTATACCTATTACCCCTTAAACAGTCAGGTAGACCGGTTCCGCTGGTTTCACCTCACCCTTTGCGTTCGCCACGGAGAAATAAACCTATTCCTTAACGGCACAAAGGTGCAAGTACCCCCCGTCGCATCAACCACACCTATTGCCGGATTCGACCGGATCCTGTGGGGACGCGATTTCCGCGTAAAAGAAGCATGGGGATATAACCTTACCCACATCAATGGCCTGATGGATAATCTGGCAGTGCTGCCTCCGGCTGCAAACCTCCTCCTCTTACAAAAAGAATGGCAACAGGAAGCAACATCTTTTGTACACAAAACCCCGCAGCTTGCCATCCCTGCCACCCGCTTTGCTGCCGACTTTAACCGTCCCCGCTATCACCTGCTGCCCTCCGCCAATTGGACCAACGAGACGCACGGTTTGATTTATTACAATGGCAAATATCATATTTTTAACCAGAAGAATGCTTCCAACATCATGCTCCGCCAAATCAACTGGGGACATTTCAGCAGCCCCGACCTGTTGCATTGGACAGAACACAAACCGGCTTTGTCTCCGGACCAACCATACGATAAAAATGGTATCTGGTCCGGATGCGCCGTACTGGACAACGAAGGTATCCCCCGGCTCATCTACACAGCCGGAGGCGACAAAATGGGAATGGCCGCAGCTTCCCCGAAAGACGATAACCTGATAGAATGGGAAAAATACTCCGGTAATCCCCTAATTCCCGGTCAACCGTCTAGCTATGCCCGTACAGACCTTCGCGACCCCTATGTATGGAAAGAAGGAAACCTTTGGTACATGATTATTGGCTTTGGCCTCCAAGCCTCGGAAGGGAAACACGGAGACCACGGAGCTGTCCTCCTCTATAAATCGAAAGATTTGGAACAATGGGAATACGTACATCTTCTTTACGAAGGCAATCCGGCAGTAGACGATTCCGGTATATTCTGGGAAATGCCCGTCTTCCAAAAAATAGGAAAGAAATACGTCTTATTAGTAAATAAAGTACCCCATCAAGGAGTTCCCGCACGTGCCCTGTATTGGATAGGAGATTTCAAGAACGAGAAATTCATTCCCGACCATCCCGTGCCGCGTAACCTGGAAGTAGTAAACCGTCTTCTTTCTCCTTCCGTGCTGGAAACCCCGGAAGGACTGGTAACAGCAATCGCCATCATCCCCGATGAAATAGGAGGGAAGGCTACCTATCAACAAGGCTGGGCACACCTCTATAGCATACCACGTGTTTGGCAACTGAAAGACGGTAAGATCAACCAGTCTCCGCACCCCGCATTAAAACAATTACGCGGCAAAAAGATACCCTGGAAGAAACGCACAATAAATCCGGGCCAACCTGCTAGCTTGAGCAAAAACGCCCGGCAAGTGGAAGTCAAGGCAACCCTTACTCCCGGCAACGCAACGAAATTCGGATTTACACTATATAAAAATCCGGATAATTCGGAATACTCCCGTATTTATTATGACGTACACACCCGTGAAATAGTGGTAGATCAAACCCATTCCACCCTCCGTAAAGGAATACCTTTACAAACGAGGAAAGGAACTTACACTATCGATACTTCGCAGCCCGTAGATTTTCATATCTTTGTAGACGGCTCTGTAGTAGAAATATTTATTAATAATGAAGACGCTTTTACTACCCGCATTTTCCCGCAATACGAAACATCCGCCCAAATGGAACTATTTGCAGAAGGCGATGCCATAGAAGCCGAAGCGGAAATCTGGATGCTGAAAGATGCGGAAGTAAAAGCTGACTTTTAA
- a CDS encoding RagB/SusD family nutrient uptake outer membrane protein, giving the protein MKYKYLLLAAAFTWTACSDSFLDCPPQGTVNDGVLGSEDGINALCTSAYAALAGPNGSDNTHLHPTTNWVYGDVRAETAYKGGGGIGDLWEFNAFETFTGVYATNGLLDGKWFLLYCSLQRANSALRELNNVTVEAVPDRDSRIGEMRFLRAHFFFEMSRLFNQIPYFDENVATEDYVKIPNNEFTRDEILKKLAAEFEAAAKLLPEKQTQIGRVNKYAALAYQAKVILYRAYKQDEKHNVTEITPALLTKVVELCDQVAQGGYGLLPDFQQLAEVEHEHGIESVFGVEYSIGDGTDNGRINWSNLLNAPKGPVYSGDGFFQPSQNLVNSYKTDKNGIPVIDTYNNSNLMTVEDGFKTNVDPRLDFTVGRLGIRWKNYKTAPYAEDWAREPATYGYYGCKKFLLSPESPYMVKGWPWGGSALNFQIIRYADVLLWKAEALIELGRYNEALPLINTVRERAKNSRYVLAWNNTSDTDYAAAYKIEPYQPGVNCTWTQEYARQALRFERKLELAMEGERFFDLVRWGIADKVLNDEYFAKEKEVRDYLKNAKFVKGRDEYFPIPQAQINFSGGLYKQNPGYANEK; this is encoded by the coding sequence ATGAAATATAAATATTTACTTTTAGCTGCTGCCTTCACATGGACAGCTTGTAGCGACAGTTTCTTAGATTGTCCCCCGCAAGGAACGGTAAATGATGGCGTATTAGGTTCCGAAGACGGTATCAATGCCCTTTGCACCTCGGCTTATGCAGCCCTGGCCGGACCCAACGGCTCCGACAATACCCACCTGCACCCCACTACCAACTGGGTATACGGTGATGTCCGCGCCGAAACCGCTTACAAAGGTGGAGGAGGTATCGGCGACCTCTGGGAGTTCAACGCCTTCGAAACCTTCACCGGCGTATATGCCACTAACGGTCTGCTCGACGGGAAATGGTTCTTGCTCTATTGCAGCCTGCAACGCGCCAACAGCGCATTGCGCGAACTAAATAACGTCACTGTCGAAGCTGTGCCCGACCGGGACAGCCGCATCGGTGAAATGCGTTTCCTCCGTGCCCACTTCTTCTTTGAAATGAGCCGTCTGTTCAACCAGATACCTTATTTCGACGAAAACGTGGCTACCGAAGACTACGTGAAGATTCCCAACAATGAATTTACCCGCGACGAAATCCTGAAAAAACTGGCTGCCGAATTTGAAGCTGCCGCAAAGCTTCTGCCTGAAAAGCAAACCCAGATAGGCCGCGTAAATAAATATGCCGCACTGGCCTATCAGGCAAAAGTTATCCTCTACCGGGCTTATAAACAAGACGAAAAGCATAATGTTACGGAAATTACCCCTGCTTTGCTCACTAAAGTAGTGGAACTCTGCGACCAGGTAGCACAAGGCGGTTATGGGTTGTTACCCGACTTCCAGCAATTAGCGGAAGTAGAACACGAACACGGCATCGAATCTGTTTTCGGCGTAGAATATTCCATCGGCGACGGTACGGACAATGGCCGCATCAACTGGAGCAACCTGCTGAACGCTCCGAAAGGACCCGTTTACAGTGGCGACGGCTTCTTCCAACCCAGCCAGAACTTGGTAAACTCCTACAAAACAGATAAAAACGGTATTCCCGTTATAGATACCTACAACAACAGTAACTTAATGACGGTAGAAGACGGCTTTAAAACAAATGTAGATCCGCGCCTCGACTTTACGGTAGGACGTTTGGGTATCCGCTGGAAGAACTACAAAACCGCACCTTATGCCGAAGACTGGGCACGCGAGCCGGCCACGTACGGATACTACGGCTGCAAGAAATTCCTCCTTTCCCCCGAATCTCCTTATATGGTGAAAGGCTGGCCCTGGGGCGGATCGGCCTTGAACTTCCAGATCATCCGCTATGCCGATGTATTGTTATGGAAGGCAGAAGCATTGATCGAGCTAGGACGCTATAATGAAGCGTTGCCGTTAATCAACACTGTACGTGAACGGGCAAAAAATAGCCGGTATGTCCTGGCTTGGAACAACACCAGCGATACCGATTATGCCGCAGCCTATAAAATAGAACCCTATCAACCCGGCGTGAATTGCACATGGACGCAAGAATATGCGCGGCAAGCTCTTCGCTTCGAACGTAAACTGGAACTGGCCATGGAAGGTGAACGCTTCTTCGACCTGGTACGTTGGGGCATAGCAGATAAAGTGCTCAATGACGAATATTTTGCCAAGGAAAAAGAAGTCCGCGACTATTTGAAGAACGCCAAGTTCGTCAAAGGACGCGACGAATACTTCCCCATACCCCAGGCGCAAATTAACTTCTCCGGCGGACTGTACAAACAGAACCCAGGATATGCCAATGAAAAATAA
- a CDS encoding SusC/RagA family TonB-linked outer membrane protein, with translation MKTMLHFKGCIWIALLFITQSVFAQQLAVKGVITSKTDGQSVIGASVLETGTTNGTVTDMDGNFSLTVKPNSTLTISYIGYKTLVLKPTSSMKIVMEEDNQLIDEVVVTGYMTEKKADITGAVSVVKMDEIASIPTGNIMSSLQGRLPGINIVNDGTPGGVATSTAIRGTTTINDSSPLYVIDGVPTRSNLATLLNANDVESIQILKDAASASIYGTQAANGVIIITTKRAAQDKLTINFDAQLVAQTFHTGIGMLNARQWGEVYWQAYKNDGLKPAHDIYGNGDTPVIPEFIDSKHTIRAADTNWADEVYRTSLMQNYNLTVSKGSKTGSSTFSLNYIDQDGLIKYTNFTRINARINSDYRFLNDRLRVGENVTISNWKEILKPGGIEELTIAQHPIIPVYDINGGYAGPTQGIGDKPNPIRLLDQQKENRSEQWRIFGNMYIEIEPLKNLVFRSNLGVNYRPGFFSNFEPKWSEGDRNVDKNNLYTKSDYDRDWVWSNTLAYNLTLGQHSLSALAGMEAKEYRNEWLDGKRYDYLLEDIDFRYLSAGDGAQTNGGLASKVRMVSYFGKLNYSFQDKYLLSGTVRRDASSRFGRNNNAGVFPAVSGGWRISQENFMKDVEAVNDLKLRVSWGKNGNDMIDNEATYNKYITDLNKGGYDLNGINQGVIPNGVIKTRTGSSNVKWEVTTQTNVGIDLAMLKNRLLLTLDYYNKDTKDMLIDRPYIAIIGEGGYMAYNGASLNNKGVEASLTWRDHIGKDFNYEVTLNGSFYKNKITDLPEDIYYTWGGGNGINKSIVGQPLGSWMGYKTNGLYRTEEDLNDGIDQPGKGLGRIRYVDLNDDKVIDEKDRTWLGSDRPKFVGGLNIALNYKQFDFSAFFSGMVRDAWNNSRFYTDFFQLWTGNHGTRLLNAWNPQENFNSDIPALTALNLNDEGRGSEYFIENGSYLKMKNIQLGYTLPQAIASKLKMTNFRVYVQGQDLFTWTKYSGADPEGLGYPYPLPRSFTFGLSFGF, from the coding sequence ATGAAGACAATGCTTCATTTCAAAGGGTGTATATGGATAGCCTTATTATTCATTACACAATCGGTATTTGCACAGCAACTGGCGGTAAAAGGAGTAATCACTTCCAAGACCGACGGCCAGTCTGTTATCGGAGCCTCCGTATTGGAGACAGGCACTACCAACGGAACGGTGACCGATATGGACGGAAACTTCTCTCTCACGGTAAAACCTAACTCTACGTTAACGATTTCTTACATTGGTTACAAGACGCTGGTACTAAAACCCACTTCTTCTATGAAAATTGTAATGGAAGAAGATAACCAGTTAATAGACGAAGTAGTAGTGACTGGATATATGACCGAAAAGAAAGCGGACATTACCGGTGCTGTTTCCGTAGTAAAGATGGACGAAATAGCCAGTATACCCACCGGTAATATTATGTCCAGCCTTCAGGGACGCCTCCCCGGTATTAACATTGTAAACGACGGTACACCGGGTGGAGTAGCTACCAGCACGGCGATTCGTGGAACCACTACCATCAACGACAGTTCCCCTTTATATGTAATAGATGGCGTTCCGACCCGCTCCAATCTGGCCACTTTGTTAAATGCCAACGATGTGGAATCTATCCAGATATTGAAAGACGCTGCTTCGGCTTCCATCTACGGAACCCAGGCTGCTAACGGAGTAATTATTATCACCACCAAGCGCGCAGCCCAGGATAAATTGACGATCAATTTCGATGCCCAGCTAGTAGCCCAAACCTTCCATACCGGTATCGGAATGCTCAATGCCCGGCAATGGGGAGAGGTTTATTGGCAAGCCTATAAAAACGACGGTCTCAAACCTGCACACGACATTTACGGGAACGGCGACACCCCGGTTATCCCGGAATTTATCGATTCTAAGCACACAATCCGTGCCGCCGACACCAATTGGGCGGATGAAGTTTACCGGACTTCCCTGATGCAGAATTATAACCTCACCGTATCTAAAGGCTCCAAGACAGGTTCGTCCACCTTTTCTTTGAATTACATAGATCAGGACGGTTTGATTAAATACACCAACTTCACCCGTATCAATGCCCGCATTAATTCCGACTATCGTTTCCTGAACGACCGTCTGCGCGTAGGTGAAAACGTAACAATCAGCAACTGGAAGGAAATACTCAAACCCGGCGGTATCGAAGAACTCACTATCGCCCAGCATCCCATCATCCCCGTTTACGACATCAACGGCGGATATGCCGGGCCGACACAAGGCATCGGCGATAAGCCCAACCCAATCCGTCTGCTCGACCAGCAAAAAGAGAACCGCTCTGAGCAATGGCGTATCTTCGGTAACATGTACATCGAGATAGAACCTCTTAAAAACTTGGTATTCCGCAGCAACCTCGGTGTTAACTACAGACCCGGCTTTTTCTCGAACTTCGAACCCAAATGGTCGGAAGGCGACCGGAATGTAGACAAGAACAATCTCTACACTAAATCCGACTACGACCGCGACTGGGTTTGGTCTAACACGCTTGCTTATAATCTTACCTTAGGCCAGCATTCCCTTTCCGCCTTGGCCGGTATGGAAGCCAAAGAATACCGCAACGAATGGCTCGACGGCAAACGTTATGATTATCTCCTGGAAGACATTGATTTCCGCTATCTCTCCGCCGGCGACGGCGCACAGACCAACGGCGGTCTTGCCTCCAAAGTACGTATGGTATCTTACTTCGGAAAACTCAATTATTCTTTCCAGGACAAATACCTTCTCTCCGGAACCGTACGCCGCGATGCCTCTTCCCGTTTCGGAAGAAATAACAATGCCGGAGTCTTCCCTGCCGTATCCGGCGGATGGCGCATCAGCCAGGAAAATTTCATGAAAGACGTAGAAGCCGTGAATGACCTCAAATTACGGGTAAGCTGGGGTAAAAACGGAAACGACATGATTGATAACGAAGCCACTTATAATAAGTATATAACAGACTTGAACAAAGGAGGTTACGACTTGAACGGCATTAACCAGGGCGTTATCCCCAACGGCGTTATTAAAACCCGCACCGGCAGTTCCAACGTAAAATGGGAAGTAACCACCCAGACCAACGTGGGTATCGATCTGGCGATGCTGAAAAACCGCTTGCTCCTGACATTGGATTATTACAACAAGGATACGAAAGACATGCTGATAGACCGTCCCTATATCGCCATCATCGGTGAAGGAGGCTATATGGCTTACAACGGCGCATCCCTTAATAATAAAGGAGTGGAAGCATCCCTGACTTGGCGCGACCATATCGGCAAAGACTTCAACTATGAAGTAACGTTGAACGGCTCTTTCTATAAAAACAAGATTACCGACCTGCCCGAAGATATTTATTATACCTGGGGTGGTGGAAACGGAATAAACAAAAGCATCGTAGGTCAGCCTTTGGGTTCGTGGATGGGCTATAAAACCAACGGCCTTTACCGTACCGAAGAAGACTTGAACGATGGCATCGACCAGCCCGGCAAAGGATTGGGACGTATCCGCTACGTAGATTTGAACGACGACAAAGTAATCGATGAGAAAGACCGTACCTGGCTCGGTTCCGACCGGCCGAAGTTCGTCGGTGGGTTAAACATCGCCCTCAACTATAAACAGTTCGACTTTTCAGCCTTCTTCTCCGGCATGGTACGTGATGCCTGGAATAACTCCCGGTTCTACACCGACTTTTTCCAACTATGGACCGGCAACCACGGAACTCGCCTGCTCAATGCCTGGAACCCCCAGGAAAACTTCAACTCGGACATTCCTGCTCTAACTGCCCTGAACCTCAACGACGAAGGCCGCGGTTCCGAGTACTTCATCGAGAACGGTTCTTACCTGAAAATGAAAAATATCCAGTTAGGCTACACATTGCCTCAAGCCATTGCCTCCAAGCTGAAAATGACTAACTTCCGGGTATACGTACAAGGACAAGACTTGTTTACCTGGACCAAATATTCGGGAGCCGACCCCGAAGGCTTGGGCTACCCGTATCCATTACCTCGCAGCTTTACTTTCGGACTAAGCTTCGGTTTTTAA